Below is a window of Deinococcus sonorensis KR-87 DNA.
GCCGCCGCCCACGTACTGCAGCGCGCCCGCGTCGGTGCCGATGCCCTTGAGCACCTCCGGCTGCACCGCCAGCCCGCGCCGCTCGGCCGCCGCGAGCAGCCCGCGCCGCACCGCCGGGTGCGCGAGGGTGGAGAAGTCCATCACCTTCACGGTCGGCCCGGCCCCAATCTGGAGGCGGCCGGTGCCGGTGTCGGGGGTGTCGTCGGCGGCCGTCATGTCGAAGGCCAGCGCCACGTCCGCCTGCACATGGCGGGCCAGCGCCTCCACGCCGCGCAGCCCCACCTCCTCCTGCACCGAGAACACCGCCACCAGCGTCACCGGGGGCGGGGTGTCACGGTACGCTTCCAGCAGGCCCAGCAGCACGGCGCAGCCGGCCCGGTCGTCCAGGGCGTGTGCGGTGTAGCGCCCGCTGCCGCGCCCGAGTTCCTGCAGCTCACCGGCGAAGCCCACCGGGTCGCCCACCCGGACGCCCATGGCGTTCGCCTCATCGGCGCTGCGGGCACCGACGTCCACATACAGCTGGGCATACGGCGTGATGGTCTTGCGGTCCTCGTCGGTGAGCAGGTGGGCGCTCTTGGTGCCGATGACGCCCGGCAGCCGCCCGGCGTCGCTGCGGACCCACACCCGCTGCGCCGGCAGAATCCGGTCGTCCAGGCCGCCCACCTTCTCCAGGCGCAGGAAGCCACTCGCCTCGATCTTGTGCACCACGAAGCCGATCTCGTCCATGTGCGACGAGATCAGGCAGCGGCGGGCGTCCGGCTGGGCCGCCTCGCGGGTGGCCACCACATTGCCGAAGGCGTCCACCACCAG
It encodes the following:
- a CDS encoding M42 family metallopeptidase; protein product: MTTAHPTDTEFSSVLSHLRRLVDVTGPSGAEEDVIRRIVEAARPLCDTLVVDAFGNVVATREAAQPDARRCLISSHMDEIGFVVHKIEASGFLRLEKVGGLDDRILPAQRVWVRSDAGRLPGVIGTKSAHLLTDEDRKTITPYAQLYVDVGARSADEANAMGVRVGDPVGFAGELQELGRGSGRYTAHALDDRAGCAVLLGLLEAYRDTPPPVTLVAVFSVQEEVGLRGVEALARHVQADVALAFDMTAADDTPDTGTGRLQIGAGPTVKVMDFSTLAHPAVRRGLLAAAERRGLAVQPEVLKGIGTDAGALQYVGGGIPTGAVSVINRYTHSPVEVLDLQDLEGAQRLLQAFMEDLPDMELRFVALEEARLDR